In a single window of the Zea mays cultivar B73 chromosome 5, Zm-B73-REFERENCE-NAM-5.0, whole genome shotgun sequence genome:
- the LOC103627096 gene encoding ATP-dependent RNA helicase DBP5 gives MAGQREGMHLVSEMTDARVSSQVVEDRGTEKTMPEEQLSVTLSDGKGCFACNERSHNLEQCKTKYKLVPAAHQFGYATKFPFTVIQPSNEMVEKKKFFQHCLLIESNLANLDESMLKDELKKLWNLPGDWELRRECSTTFLASFSSEDDLTSCLKNPEIQTLLDNKEVKLTVTRWNESDDGSPGLVEEWLLVSGVPRMYRNWKELYEVASALGVLIDVDEESLQVGDKEPIRLKLKTAFRSFDAAPFSYYFAFGCWSSRLVMVTAVQDKTQGMEHKIKELDCKEHKKELNVAKSIMLEEPNSTEESRSNGKAKVNKISAPAATITDSEVIAAIESSKPEGVQSIAQSPRSMTGEENFRGIQKPPIKHVFKRRGKKQPVTTEAINKSPSNKMDKEVAPHSQSNATRTGASTGCDMLDQKECSKMEPKRELNMEGITPAGESKKAEKIGACRNSEYSKVASSTIKSKKTQILGDTSRAPRDELITKYPKGDGMDQMGSSAQGDEKEDASIIDTGLLPNSEEVGVYDSFSEMGLQENLLKGIYQYGLEKPSAVHQRGIVPLCKGFDVLHRSLSGTTETICSGVLQRVDYGSAECQALILVPTPDLAQETLKVLEALGEFLGVTAQTCTGGTSAHADQQALLSGAQVLVGTPDCILDMLQKHAVCPDHVRMLFLDEADELLTGGSKDQIYKIIVHLPDKIQVGLFSATYSTEAIESSRRLMDKPVAVIVPRDEELKNVKQYYLAVENEGLKLRKLLALFKTTGTEQLVIFANTRDKVLSLAEDVGKRYAVSASHDGMDQRARDAAVQKFRSGSSSILIATDHGGTTNAMPQVPIIINYDLPTESMRYVRRLQQQNRQFRRSVSVAISFVTPADRRTLSAITSFCKCYMGELPTDLK, from the exons ATGGCAGGACAGCGTGAGGGCATGCATCTGGTTTCGGAGATGACTGACGCACGTGTTTCATCACAAGTTGTGGAAGATAGGGGCACTGAAAAGACTATGCCAGAAGAACAACTATCTGTTACTTTATCTGATGGAAAGGGGTGCTTTGCTTGCAATGAGAGATCACACAACTTGGAGCAGTGCAAGACAAAGTACAAACTTGTTCCTGCAGCACATCAATTTGGCTATGCTACAAAATTCCCATTTACCGTTATTCAGCCTTCCAATGAGATGGTTGAAAAGAAGAAATTTTTCCAACACTGCCTTCTCATCGAATCCAATCTTGCAAACTTGGACGAGAGTATGCTGAAAGATGAACTCAAGAAGCTTTGGAACCTTCCTGGCGATTGGGAGTTAAGGAGAGAATGCAGTACGACTTTCCTGGCCTCCTTCAGCTCGGAGGATGACCTAACAAGTTGTTTAAAGAACCCTGAGATCCAAACATTACTGGATAACAAGGAGGTGAAATTGACTGTAACGAGGTGGAATGAAAGCGACGATGGAAGCCCTGGCTTGGTTGAAGAGTGGCTTTTAGTGTCTGGGGTCCCAAGAATGTATAGAAACTGGAAGGAGCTATATGAGGTTGCTTCTGCACTTGGTGTGCTGATCGACGTCGATGAGGAAAGTTTGCAAGTCGGAGATAAGGAGCCTATTAGGCTGAAGCTGAAGACAGCATTCAGGAGTTTTGATGCTGCTCCCTTTTCTTACTACTTTGCATTTGGATGTTGGTCGTCAAGACTAGTAATGGTCACAGCAGTACAAGACAAAACACAAGGTATGGAACATAAAATTAAGGAGTTAGACTGCAAGGAGCATAAAAAGGAACTGAATGTGGCAAAAAGTATAATGCTGGAAGAGCCGAATAGCACTGAAGAATCAAGATCAAATGGAAAGGCCAAAGTAAACAAAATAAGTGCTCCAGCAGCCACAATAACAGACTCTGAGGTAATAGCAGCAATAGAAAGTTCAAAACCTGAAGGGGTGCAATCCATAGCCCAAAGTCCACGAAGCATGACTGGAGAAGAGAACTTCAGAG GTATACAAAAACCGCCTATCAAACATGTATTCAAAAGAAGAGGTAAGAAACAGCCAGTTACTACTGAAGCAATAAACAAGAGCCCGTCAAATAAAATGGATAAAGAAGTGGCTCCACATAGCCAGAGTAATGCCACAAGAACTGGAGCTTCAACTGGGTGTGATATGCTGGATCAAAAGGAATGCTCAAAAATGGAACCCAAGAGGGAACTGAATATGGAAGGAATAACCCCAGCAGGGGAAAGTAAAAAGGCCGAAAAGATTGGAGCATGCAGAAATTCTGAATACAGTAAGGTAGCGTCCTCTACAATCAAGTCAAAGAAGACACAAATATTAGGAGACACATCAAGAGCTCCGAGAGATGAGTTGATCACTAAATATCCCAAAG GTGACGGGATGGATCAAATGGGATCAAGCGCCCAAGGtgacgaaaaagaagatgcatccATAATAGACACAGG GCTACTTCCAAATTCCGAGGAAGTTGGTGTCTATGACAGTTTCAGTGAGATGGGTCTTCAGGAGAATCTACTCAAGGGAATATATCAATATG GTCTGGAGAAGCCTTCCGCGGTCCACCAAAGAGGAATCGTCCCACTATGCAAGGGCTTTGATGTGCTCCATCGATCTCTGTCTGGAACAACTGAGACGATCTGCTCCGGCGTACTTCAGCGAGTTGACTACGGATCTGCAGAATGCCAGGCTTTGATCCTTGTACCGACACCCGACTTGGCACAAGAGACTCTGAAAGTTCTTGAGGCACTTGGTGAGTTCCTTGGTGTTACAGCTCAAACTTGCACAGGAGGAACTAGTGCCCATGCAGACCAGCAAGCCCTGCTAAGTGGAGCTCAGGTTCTAGTTGGCACCCCTGATTGCATTCTTGACATGTTGCAAAAGCATGCAGTATGCCCAGACCATGTTAGAATGCTTTTCTTGGATGAAGCAGATGAACTACTCACAGGAGGTTCCAAGGATCAG ATCTATAAGATCATCGTGCATCTCCCAGACAAGATTCAGGTTGGGCTCTTCTCCGCTACCTACTCCACCGAAGCTATAGAGAGCAGCCGCAGACTCATGGATAAGCCCGTGGCGGTCATTGTCCCGAGAGACGAAGAGCTAAAGAACGTCAAGCAGTACTATCTGGCAGTCGAAAACGAAGGACTGAAGCTACGAAAACTGTTGGCTCTTTTCAAGACCACAGGGACGGAGCAGCTCGTCATCTTCGCGAACACGCGGGACAAGGTGCTGTCCCTCGCAGAAGACGTCGGCAAGCGTTACGCCGTCTCGGCAAGCCATGACGGCATGGACCAGCGCGCCAGGGACGCGGCCGTCCAGAAGTTCAGGTCTGGGTCGTCCAGCATCCTCATCGCCACTGACCACGGAGGCACCACCAACGCGATGCCGCAGGTTCCCATCATCATCAACTATGATCTTCCGACAGAGTCCATGCGGTACGTCCGTCGTCTCCAGCAGCAGAACAGGCAGTTCAGGAGGTCGGTCAGTGTGGCCATCAGTTTCGTGACTCCTGCTGACCGACGCACCCTCTCCGCCATCACGAGCTTTTGCAAGTGCTACATGGGGGAGCTGCCCACCGACTTGAAATGA